Proteins from a genomic interval of Lycium ferocissimum isolate CSIRO_LF1 chromosome 2, AGI_CSIRO_Lferr_CH_V1, whole genome shotgun sequence:
- the LOC132048287 gene encoding probable carboxylesterase 17 — protein MNHQTQNKKPIKLLTTEIGVSPSRRRKMVTAVSNDPRKNHNVRKDHHHGIVVVEEVEGLIKVYNNGHIERPPIVPNVPSNSLPNQELNVIAKDVILHNPTNLWSRIYLPNTANKLPLLVYFHGGGFSVGSAAWKCYHDFLANLASKIGCVIMSVNYRLAPENRLPAAYDDGFHAITWLKNQALANYKEQNWWSSKCNFSNMFLSGDSAGANIAYHVAIRLNSYNLKPLCLKGLILIQPFFGGESRTHSEKYSVQPSYSALNLSTSDTFWRLALPVGSNRDHPWCRPRLSNNMKLPSVLICISEMDILKDRNLEMCSVLADAGIKVEKQVYKGVGHAFQILHNSPLSQPRTQDMMSHLKAFVNNH, from the coding sequence ATGAATCACCAAACCCAAAACAAGAAACCAATTAAATTACTCACTACAGAGATAGGAGTATCACCctctagaagaagaaaaatggtgaCTGCCGTTTCAAACGATCCAAGGAAAAATCACAACGTAAGAAAAGACCATCATCATGGAATAGTTGTAGTCGAAGAAGTTGAAGGTCTTATAAAAGTTTACAACAATGGCCACATTGAAAGACCACCTATTGTCCCAAATGTTCCATCTAATTCCCTGCCTAATCAAGAACTCAACGTCATAGCCAAAGATGTCATTTTACACAATCCAACTAATTTATGGTCCCGAATTTACCTTCCCAACACTGCAAATAAACTGCCTTTGCTTGTTTACTTTCACGGAGGCGGTTTCTCTGTAGGCTCTGCTGCATGGAAATGTTACCATGATTTCTTAGCAAATCTTGCTTCGAAAATTGGCTGTGTAATTATGTCAGTTAATTATCGTTTAGCACCCGAAAATCGTCTTCCTGCTGCTTACGACGATGGATTCCACGCCATAACGTGGCTAAAAAATCAAGCGCTAGCCAATTACAAAGAACAAAATTGGTGGTCCAGCAAATGCAATTTTTCCAACATGTTCCTAAGTGGTGACAGTGCTGGTGCTAATATTGCTTATCACGTAGCCATTAGGCTAAATTCGTATAATCTCAAGCCTTTGTGTCTCAAAGGACTTATTTTAATCCAACCATTTTTCGGAGGCGAATCACGGACTCACTCTGAGAAATATTCAGTTCAGCCTTCATATTCTGCTTTGAATTTATCTACTTCGGATACTTTCTGGAGACTGGCGTTGCCAGTGGGTTCGAATCGTGACCATCCATGGTGTAGGCCAAGACTGAGTAATAATATGAAACTGCCGTCTGTGTTGATCTGTATATCGGAGATGGACATACTCAAAGATAGGAATTTGGAAATGTGCAGTGTACTGGCAGATGCTGGAATTAAAGTGGAAAAGCAGGTTTATAAAGGTGTAGGTCATGCATTTCAGATTCTGCATAATTCTCCACTCTCTCAGCCAAGAACTCAAGACATGATGTCTCATCTCAAGGCTTTTGTCAACAATCATTAA